From the genome of Nicotiana sylvestris chromosome 2, ASM39365v2, whole genome shotgun sequence, one region includes:
- the LOC138885146 gene encoding uncharacterized protein, with translation MPGYAKLIKDLMSRKFDFQDLATTTLTQTCSVVVTKPIAEKLSDPGSFTIPCTIGNFAFSKALYDLGAIINLMPLAIYKRLGIGRAIPISMLLQLADRTIKRPSGILDDVLIQVGKFVFPADFVILDCKVDQEIPIILERSFLAMGRALIYCEAGELKMRLNDEEITFNVQKSIRRPSEFANCSLIDVVDVIVETNDEMLTIEDPLAACMVNLNEVNGEELAEWVLALEGRGFWDRTLEFEPLNLENRETPPAKSSIEEPPKLELKPLPAHLRYEFLGSNSTLPVIISSSLLDVQAQQLLQVLKEYKTAIGWTMEILRGSVQPIVCTKFCWKRDTNLPVNTKEG, from the coding sequence atgcctggttatgcaaaattgataaaggacttgatgtcccgaaaatttgatttccaagacttggccacaacGACTCTTACTCAGACCTGCAGTGTAGTGGTGACTAAACCAATTGCTGAGAAGCTGTCTGACCCggggagtttcacaattccctgCACCATTGGTAATTTTGCTTTTTCCAAGGCACTTTATGATTTAGGAGCCAtcataaatcttatgcccctaGCAATTTATAAGAGgttggggattggaagagctaTACCCATTTCTATGTTGTTACAACTGGCTGACAGGACCATAAAAAGACCCTCTGGTATCTTGGATGATGTGCtgattcaggtagggaaatttgtgttccctgcagattttgtgatcctAGACTGCAAGGTGGATcaagaaattcccataattttggaaAGGTCGTTCTTGGCCATGGGGAGAGCTCTCATTTATTGTGAAgctggggagctcaagatgaggctgaatgatgaggagataacattcaatgtgcagaaatctataaggcgaccaagtgaattcgccaattgctcTCTCATTGATGTTGTGGATGTGATCGTAGAAACAAATGATGAGATGTTGACTATTGAGGATCCTCTTGCTGCATGTATGGTAAATTTAAATGAGGTGAATGGTGAAGAACTAGCAGAATGGGTGTTGGCTTTAGAGGGCAGAGGAttttgggatagaactcttgAATTCGAGCCCTTGAACTTAGAGaatagagaaactcctccagccaagtcatccatagaagaaccaccaaaACTAGAATTGAAGCCATtgcccgcccatctcaggtatgaattcctcggatctaactccacattacctgttattatctcatctagtttgttagatgtgcaggcacaacaacttttgcaggtactcaaggagtATAAGACTGCTATTGGGTGGACCATGGAGATATTAAGGGGATCAGTCCAACCTATTGTATGCACAAAATTTTgctggaagagggacacaaaccttccagtgaacaccaaagaaggctga